One Falsiruegeria litorea R37 genomic window, TGATCCGCGAGGCTGAGATCGAAGATCTACCTCGGATCAACGCATTTCTGGACCAACACATCGAAACCTCGATGTTTCTGCGCAGCAATCTTGCGACGCACGGATTGGGGTTTTCGGATCATCCCCATTCTACCCGGGCCTTTGTATGGGAGGCTGATGGGCAGGTTGGGGTCTTTGGCCTGTCCAAAGTTGGTTATGTGATGGCACAGATGCCCGACATGCCGCTTGAGGCGGCTCAGGCTTTTGGCCATGCGATCACTGGCCATACCGTTCTTGGAATGACCGGCGAAAAGGCTCAGGTCGACGTGACGTTGCGCGGATTGGGGCTTGGTAAGGCAAAGCTCAAGATGCTGGACGACGAGCCGCTGTATCAGATGGAGCTGGCCGACCTATCCGAGACCCGCGTGAACAGTCGCGCGTTGCTAGAAAGCGATCTTGGCCCATTGGAGCGGTGGTTTGCACACTACCTTGAGGACACTGGTCAAGAGACCGAAGCCGATGCGCGATCCAAGGCTGCAGCGCGCGGGCGTGCAGCGTTTGACAATGGACGGGCCGAAGTGTTGTTGATCGACGGTGTCCCGGTTGCGATGGCTGACATCAATGCCCATGTCGAAGATGTGGTTCAGCTCGGTGGTGTCTTTGTGCCGACAGAACATCGCGGCAAAGGATATGGGGCCTTGGTGACAACAGCGATCTTGCAACGCGAAGCCGCAAGGGGAGCAAAACAGGCGATCCTTTTCGCCAATAACCCAATTGCTGCCCGCGCTTACGAATCCATCGGGTTCAAACAGATCGGTTGGTACCGCATCGCCCTGCTGCAAACCCCAAGCGAGGTCCGGTCATGAGTTTCATTCGTCCAGAAGCCAAAGCCGCCTTATGGCGCTGGCGCGAGGTTGTTGCGGCAGGCTTATTGGCCTTTGTCGGATCGACCTGGGTGGTGGGTCCCGGTGGCCTGCTGGGCGGATTGGGCTGGATTGCCATCGCCGTCAGCCTTGGGCTGGCCGTTGTGGGCTTTCAACGCGCGCGGTTTCGGACCGGATCGGGCGGGCCGGGGGTCGTCCTCGTGGATGAGGGGCAAATCACCTACTATGGCCCATTGACAGGCGGAGTTATTGCGACAGATGCCATCGAACGCCTGGCGCTCGATCCGACGGCAAAACCGGCCCATTGGGTGCTGGAACAACCAGGCCAGCCGCCCTTACAAGTGCCCGTCAACGCCGAAGGCGCCGAGGCGCTGTTCGATGTCTTCGCCACGCTGCCTGGCCTGCGCACCGAACGGATGCTGAATGAGCTCAGCGGTAAAGGCGTTCACCCGGTCGTGATCTGGGAACGTCGCTCGATGCGACCGCCCGAGCTCAGGCTGCATTGACAGTCCGGCATTTTCGTCTCACTGCTGACGATCA contains:
- a CDS encoding GNAT family N-acetyltransferase gives rise to the protein MIREAEIEDLPRINAFLDQHIETSMFLRSNLATHGLGFSDHPHSTRAFVWEADGQVGVFGLSKVGYVMAQMPDMPLEAAQAFGHAITGHTVLGMTGEKAQVDVTLRGLGLGKAKLKMLDDEPLYQMELADLSETRVNSRALLESDLGPLERWFAHYLEDTGQETEADARSKAAARGRAAFDNGRAEVLLIDGVPVAMADINAHVEDVVQLGGVFVPTEHRGKGYGALVTTAILQREAARGAKQAILFANNPIAARAYESIGFKQIGWYRIALLQTPSEVRS